From Cellulosimicrobium sp. ES-005, one genomic window encodes:
- a CDS encoding VOC family protein: protein MALSIGMVTVDSTDPRPLAHWWARQLGGRVVDESDGWFLEVVPAEGVTAPVLGFQRVEDPTPGKNRLHLDLGASDREADVAALVADGATFVAEHTVPGYRWAVLADPQGNQFCVGAADGSATTVG from the coding sequence ATGGCTCTGAGCATCGGCATGGTGACCGTCGACTCCACCGACCCGCGACCGCTCGCGCACTGGTGGGCGCGCCAGCTCGGCGGGCGGGTCGTCGACGAGTCGGACGGATGGTTCCTCGAGGTCGTGCCCGCCGAGGGGGTGACCGCACCCGTCCTCGGCTTCCAGCGCGTCGAGGACCCGACCCCCGGCAAGAACCGCCTGCACCTCGACCTCGGCGCGTCCGACCGCGAGGCGGACGTCGCCGCGCTCGTGGCGGACGGCGCGACGTTCGTCGCGGAGCACACGGTCCCGGGCTACCGCTGGGCCGTGCTCGCGGACCCGCAGGGCAACCAGTTCTGCGTCGGCGCGGCCGACGGCTCCGCGACGACGGTCGGCTGA
- the recO gene encoding DNA repair protein RecO, translating to MVLYRDDAIVLRAQKLGEADRIVTLLTREHGKVRAVGKGVRRTSSRFGARLEPFMVVDVQLYAGRSLDTVTQAETIGPYARRICEDYGLYTAGAVMLETAERLVADEREPAVQQYWLLAGALRALSEQAHAPGLVLDSYLLRALAVAGWAPSFEDCARCGEPGPHHAFAVAQGGAVCSRCRPPGSTAPAPQTFALLAALLAGEWETADASDARHRKEASGLVAAYSQYHLERTLRSLRMVERDAPAAPSAASPAGPVGVVADRRGAGADA from the coding sequence GTGGTGCTGTACCGAGACGACGCGATCGTGCTGCGCGCCCAGAAGCTGGGCGAGGCGGACCGCATCGTCACCCTCCTGACGCGCGAGCACGGGAAGGTGCGCGCCGTCGGCAAGGGCGTGCGTCGCACGTCGTCCCGGTTCGGGGCGCGGCTGGAGCCGTTCATGGTCGTCGACGTCCAGCTCTACGCGGGGCGGTCCCTGGACACGGTGACGCAGGCGGAGACGATCGGCCCGTACGCGCGGCGGATCTGCGAGGACTACGGTCTGTACACGGCGGGCGCCGTGATGCTCGAGACCGCGGAGCGGCTCGTCGCCGACGAGAGAGAACCCGCCGTGCAGCAGTACTGGCTGCTCGCGGGGGCGCTCCGGGCGCTGTCCGAGCAGGCGCACGCCCCCGGCCTGGTGCTGGACTCCTACCTCCTGCGCGCGCTCGCCGTCGCCGGCTGGGCGCCGTCGTTCGAGGACTGCGCACGGTGCGGCGAGCCGGGCCCCCACCACGCGTTCGCCGTCGCGCAGGGGGGCGCGGTGTGCTCGCGCTGTCGTCCGCCCGGGTCGACGGCACCCGCCCCCCAGACCTTCGCCCTCCTCGCCGCGCTGCTCGCGGGGGAGTGGGAGACTGCCGACGCCTCGGACGCGCGGCACCGCAAGGAAGCGAGCGGCCTCGTGGCCGCCTACAGCCAATACCACCTGGAGAGAACGTTGCGATCACTGCGCATGGTCGAGCGGGACGCGCCCGCCGCCCCGTCTGCCGCCTCGCCCGCGGGGCCGGTCGGCGTCGTCGCCGACCGCCGGGGTGCGGGGGCGGACGCCTGA
- the leuA gene encoding 2-isopropylmalate synthase, whose product MNASAPSSTPTATDANPQQPSGMPIHKYLPFHRQIDVSVPDRTWPDKRIETAPRWCAVDLRDGNQALIEPMNAERKLRMFELLVEMGYKEIEVGFPSASQTDFDFVRMLIEEDRIPDDVVIQVLTQSREHLIARTYEAIKGAKQAIVHLYNSTSVLQREVVFRSDPEGIIAIAVDGARLCKKFEETVPETTVYYEYSPESYTGTELEFAARICNEVLDVFEPRPDRKVIINLPATVEMATPNVYADSIEWMNRHLNHRENVVLSLHPHNDRGTAVAAAELGYQAGADRIEGCLFGNGERTGNVCLVTLGMNLFSQGIDPQIDFSDIDHVRRTVEYCNQLGVPERHPYAGDLVFTAFSGSHQDAIKKGFDAMAAHAEAEGRTVDDLVWAVPYLPIDPKDVGRSYEAVIRVNSQSGKGGISYLLRSERHLDLPRRLQIEFSQAVQHHTDQQGTEVTGDDIWRIFSDEYLPVEPDSGLEPWGRLKLRSTRASSSEDGPDTLSVDVLDRGEELTLEGTGNGPVAAFVDAIAQVGVDVRVLDYAEHALSEGGDALAAAYVECQVGDDVLWGVGIDPSITTASLKAIVSAVNRAERTAS is encoded by the coding sequence ATGAACGCCTCAGCCCCCTCCTCGACGCCGACCGCCACGGACGCGAACCCGCAGCAGCCGTCGGGCATGCCGATCCACAAGTACCTGCCGTTCCACCGGCAGATCGACGTGTCGGTGCCCGACCGCACGTGGCCCGACAAGCGCATCGAGACCGCCCCGCGCTGGTGCGCGGTGGACCTGCGCGACGGCAACCAGGCCCTCATCGAGCCCATGAACGCGGAGCGCAAGCTGCGCATGTTCGAGCTGCTCGTCGAGATGGGCTACAAGGAGATCGAGGTCGGCTTCCCGTCGGCCTCGCAGACCGACTTCGACTTCGTCCGGATGCTCATCGAGGAGGACCGCATCCCCGACGACGTCGTCATCCAGGTCCTGACGCAGTCGCGCGAGCACCTCATCGCCCGCACCTACGAGGCGATCAAGGGCGCGAAGCAGGCGATCGTCCACCTGTACAACTCGACGTCTGTGCTCCAGCGCGAGGTCGTGTTCCGCTCCGACCCCGAGGGCATCATCGCGATCGCCGTCGACGGCGCGCGGCTGTGCAAGAAGTTCGAGGAGACGGTCCCCGAGACCACCGTCTACTACGAGTACTCGCCCGAGTCGTACACGGGGACCGAGCTCGAGTTCGCCGCCCGCATCTGCAACGAGGTGCTCGACGTCTTCGAGCCCCGCCCGGACCGCAAGGTCATCATCAACCTGCCCGCGACGGTCGAGATGGCGACGCCCAACGTCTACGCCGACTCGATCGAGTGGATGAACCGGCACCTGAACCACCGCGAGAACGTCGTCCTGTCGCTGCACCCGCACAACGACCGCGGCACCGCGGTCGCCGCGGCCGAGCTGGGCTACCAGGCGGGCGCCGACCGCATCGAGGGCTGCCTGTTCGGCAACGGCGAGCGCACCGGCAACGTGTGCCTCGTGACGCTGGGGATGAATCTGTTCAGCCAGGGCATCGACCCGCAGATCGACTTCTCCGACATCGACCACGTGCGCCGCACCGTCGAGTACTGCAACCAGCTCGGCGTGCCCGAGCGCCACCCCTACGCCGGCGACCTCGTCTTCACGGCGTTCTCCGGCTCGCACCAGGACGCCATCAAGAAGGGCTTCGACGCGATGGCCGCCCACGCGGAGGCCGAGGGCAGGACGGTCGACGACCTCGTCTGGGCCGTCCCGTACCTGCCGATCGACCCCAAGGACGTCGGCCGCTCCTACGAGGCCGTCATCCGCGTCAACTCGCAGTCCGGCAAGGGCGGCATCTCCTACCTGCTGAGGTCGGAGCGCCACCTCGACCTGCCGCGGCGCCTGCAGATCGAGTTCAGCCAGGCGGTGCAGCACCACACCGACCAGCAGGGCACCGAGGTCACGGGCGACGACATCTGGCGGATCTTCTCCGACGAGTACCTGCCCGTCGAGCCCGACTCCGGCCTGGAGCCGTGGGGTCGGCTCAAGCTGCGCTCCACGCGCGCGTCGTCGAGCGAGGACGGTCCGGACACCCTGAGCGTCGACGTGCTCGACCGCGGCGAGGAGCTGACGCTCGAAGGCACGGGCAACGGCCCGGTCGCGGCGTTCGTCGACGCGATCGCGCAGGTGGGCGTCGACGTCCGCGTGCTCGACTACGCCGAGCACGCCCTGTCCGAGGGCGGCGACGCGCTCGCCGCCGCCTACGTCGAGTGCCAGGTGGGCGACGACGTCCTGTGGGGCGTCGGGATCGATCCGTCGATCACGACCGCCTCGCTCAAGGCCATCGTGTCCGCGGTGAACCGCGCGGAGCGCACCGCCTCCTGA
- a CDS encoding isoprenyl transferase — MAKRTYAAPFPHPSGARPPAIPAQFVPNHVAVVMDGNGRWANARGLPRTAGHEAGEAALLDVVAGAIEIGVKHVSAYAFSTENWKRSPDEVRFLMGFNRDVIRRRRDEMDSWGVRVRWAGRRPRLWASVIKELEVAEEQTKENDVCTLTMCVNYGGRAEIADAAAAIAREVAAGRLDPGKVTERTIQQHLDEPDLPDVDLFLRSSGEQRTSNFMIWQAAYAELVFLPEPWPDVDRRSLWRAVEEYARRDRRYGGAVDAVGGTV, encoded by the coding sequence ATGGCGAAGCGGACCTACGCGGCGCCGTTCCCGCACCCGAGCGGTGCGCGGCCCCCGGCGATCCCGGCGCAGTTCGTGCCGAACCACGTGGCCGTCGTCATGGACGGCAACGGCCGCTGGGCCAACGCGCGCGGGCTGCCCCGCACCGCGGGCCACGAGGCCGGCGAGGCGGCGCTGCTGGACGTCGTCGCGGGGGCGATCGAGATCGGCGTCAAGCACGTGTCGGCGTACGCGTTCTCGACGGAGAACTGGAAGCGCTCGCCCGACGAGGTGCGGTTCCTCATGGGCTTCAACCGCGACGTCATCCGGCGACGTCGTGACGAGATGGACTCGTGGGGAGTCCGCGTGCGCTGGGCAGGGCGTCGTCCTCGCCTCTGGGCGTCGGTGATCAAGGAGCTCGAGGTCGCGGAGGAGCAGACGAAGGAGAACGACGTCTGCACCCTGACGATGTGCGTCAACTACGGCGGGCGCGCGGAGATCGCCGACGCCGCGGCCGCTATCGCGCGCGAGGTCGCCGCGGGGCGGCTCGACCCCGGCAAGGTCACCGAGCGGACGATCCAGCAGCACCTCGACGAGCCCGACCTGCCGGACGTCGACCTCTTCCTGCGCAGCTCGGGCGAGCAGCGCACGTCCAACTTCATGATCTGGCAGGCCGCCTACGCGGAGCTCGTGTTCCTCCCCGAGCCGTGGCCCGACGTCGACCGCCGGTCGCTGTGGCGCGCGGTCGAGGAGTACGCGCGGCGCGACCGTCGCTACGGCGGCGCGGTGGACGCGGTGGGCGGCACGGTCTGA
- a CDS encoding PQQ-binding-like beta-propeller repeat protein has product MRRRRLAQDRAARAGHVTHEPTTDGASASAGAVSFELLPPELRTDDRFDAVFDGEPEAASDGDRSGRTAPGTSSDGRRGPHARSAGTASRPATAAAGSARTARERGRSRRSDGTDAPRRAWYAHPVPWVAVAVAAAFAGSVAFTASMEDARPVDVTALAGGLRPLDAPPEPRWSVPVAPGSEVVPAVGAVVTVDGALTAHSVEDGSVLWRSERLGDRATCLPAQGEPAREVVVCAVPSGWREQVVRLVTVRSATGEVVGDRTVETAGRLSVVPVGAGDVVRAWWRGGEVALVREDAATGEVRWDRSLPHDGLGRGGDVVLDVRRGVVDVLAPGVAAALTEDGRSLVEDDVWTIVRLQDGRYVGNEYGRGTATVFTAAGEPDFRIKGRVLEAPLSDGSAPGVIVTNTFGSIVGVDAATGSELWSLPGTGLRAVARVDGRVVVQTDSAYRSVDARTGEEAWAVTVDDSGPWPVLTDGRSLFVTERGREGQGLVSLALDDGAVEWRWALPENTYHVVAVEGRLFLLGADRLTAVS; this is encoded by the coding sequence GTGAGGCGCCGTCGGCTCGCGCAGGACCGGGCGGCTCGTGCCGGGCACGTCACCCACGAGCCGACGACGGACGGTGCCAGCGCGTCGGCGGGTGCCGTCAGCTTCGAGCTCCTGCCCCCCGAGCTGCGCACGGACGACCGCTTCGACGCCGTGTTCGACGGCGAGCCGGAGGCCGCGAGCGACGGCGACCGGTCGGGGCGCACGGCCCCGGGCACCTCCAGCGACGGGCGCCGTGGCCCGCACGCCCGGAGCGCCGGGACCGCGTCGCGACCCGCGACGGCCGCGGCAGGATCCGCCCGGACCGCGCGCGAGCGCGGACGGTCCCGGCGCAGCGACGGCACGGACGCACCGCGGCGCGCCTGGTACGCGCACCCCGTCCCGTGGGTCGCCGTCGCGGTCGCCGCCGCGTTCGCGGGCTCGGTCGCCTTCACCGCCTCGATGGAGGACGCGCGGCCCGTCGACGTCACCGCGCTCGCGGGCGGGCTGCGCCCCCTCGACGCACCGCCCGAGCCGCGGTGGTCCGTGCCGGTCGCGCCGGGCTCCGAGGTCGTCCCGGCAGTGGGCGCCGTCGTCACGGTCGACGGCGCGCTCACGGCGCACTCGGTCGAGGACGGCTCGGTCCTCTGGCGGTCCGAGCGGCTCGGCGACCGGGCCACGTGCCTGCCGGCCCAGGGCGAGCCGGCCCGGGAGGTGGTGGTGTGCGCCGTGCCGTCGGGGTGGCGCGAGCAGGTCGTCCGGCTGGTCACCGTCCGGTCCGCGACGGGGGAGGTCGTCGGCGACCGGACCGTCGAGACCGCGGGCCGCCTGTCGGTCGTGCCCGTCGGCGCCGGCGACGTCGTGCGCGCGTGGTGGCGGGGCGGCGAGGTCGCGCTCGTGCGCGAGGACGCGGCGACCGGAGAGGTCCGCTGGGACCGGTCGCTCCCGCACGACGGGCTCGGGCGCGGGGGCGACGTCGTGCTCGACGTCCGCCGCGGGGTGGTCGACGTCCTGGCGCCGGGCGTCGCCGCGGCGCTCACGGAGGACGGCCGCTCGCTCGTCGAGGACGACGTGTGGACGATCGTGCGGCTCCAGGACGGCCGCTACGTCGGGAACGAGTACGGGCGCGGCACGGCGACCGTCTTCACGGCCGCGGGCGAGCCGGACTTCCGGATCAAGGGCCGCGTCCTCGAGGCACCCCTCTCGGACGGTTCCGCGCCCGGCGTGATCGTCACCAACACGTTCGGGAGCATCGTGGGGGTCGACGCGGCGACCGGCTCGGAGCTCTGGTCCCTCCCGGGCACCGGCCTGCGAGCCGTCGCGCGCGTCGACGGGCGCGTCGTCGTCCAGACGGACTCGGCGTACCGCAGCGTCGACGCGCGCACCGGGGAGGAGGCCTGGGCCGTGACCGTCGACGACAGCGGGCCCTGGCCGGTGCTCACGGACGGACGGTCGCTCTTCGTGACCGAGCGCGGCCGCGAGGGTCAGGGGCTCGTGTCGCTCGCGCTCGACGACGGGGCCGTCGAGTGGCGCTGGGCCCTGCCCGAGAACACGTACCACGTGGTCGCGGTCGAGGGCCGCCTCTTCCTGCTCGGCGCGGACCGGCTGACGGCCGTGTCCTGA
- the ybeY gene encoding rRNA maturation RNase YbeY — MSIEVNNETEAEVDEAEFAALARYVLDAMRVHPQSELSILFVDTDVMTELHVRWMDEPGPTDVLSFPMDELRPGRDGEVSGPGQLGDVVLCPEVAAQQAVTAGHSTAEEMLLLTTHGILHLLGYDHAEPEEEKEMFALQRKLLLTFLAGR, encoded by the coding sequence GTGAGCATCGAGGTCAACAACGAGACCGAGGCCGAGGTCGACGAGGCCGAGTTCGCGGCGCTCGCGCGCTACGTGCTCGACGCGATGCGCGTGCACCCGCAGAGCGAGCTGTCGATCCTCTTCGTCGACACCGACGTCATGACCGAGCTGCACGTGCGCTGGATGGACGAGCCGGGACCGACGGACGTGCTCTCGTTCCCCATGGACGAGCTGCGTCCCGGTCGCGACGGCGAGGTGTCCGGCCCCGGCCAGCTCGGCGACGTCGTGCTGTGCCCGGAGGTCGCCGCGCAGCAGGCGGTGACCGCGGGGCACTCGACCGCGGAGGAGATGCTGCTGCTCACGACGCACGGCATCCTGCACCTGCTCGGCTACGACCACGCCGAGCCGGAGGAGGAGAAGGAGATGTTCGCGCTGCAGCGCAAGCTGCTCCTGACCTTCCTCGCCGGCCGGTGA
- a CDS encoding acyl-CoA thioester hydrolase/BAAT C-terminal domain-containing protein: MIFRTAATTAALAIVLAIVGAVTGPQWDPVPVTEHLEPTTPDTTIGGQPPGGADPVGTYDVRETDVTIRLDGATVGGILREPVDAGDDLPGVVFVHGAGTGLATEAFVDVAADLASAGVVTLVPDKRLDTYTTRHRDYEAMARDYERSVDLLRTRPGVDPDQVGLYGESEGTWIVPVMAVEDPTIAFSVLVSAPVVPPRQQAAFAVDSYLRNTDVPHGVFRAIPRAVGMAIPGGGFEYADFDVEPFLERLTQPVLVVYGTADPSMPVEQGARQILDATGPSSASGGADVTVRFYEDANHGIKIDDVLVPDFPRDLGAWITSLPDSATAQPQVAGAEPNQQYLAGPVPTPRWLGNGDLLVGLVLGAVGLLVLGPLVGLVGGLVRRLRRVAGRPSAPAGLAPGFRAPLAGLGAGALGTTVALVVYLVAVARLALDYEKDAWVVQGGWIGVRLVGLATLVAAALLINRSAEVRTARRAAADLADAAGTGVEEGRAGALRVARGLTTHVMLWCVVAGAAILLVILAYWGVYQLGI, encoded by the coding sequence GTGATCTTCCGGACCGCCGCGACCACCGCCGCGCTCGCGATCGTCCTCGCGATCGTCGGCGCGGTCACGGGACCGCAGTGGGACCCGGTGCCCGTGACCGAGCACCTGGAGCCCACGACGCCCGACACGACGATCGGGGGCCAGCCTCCCGGCGGCGCCGACCCCGTCGGCACGTACGACGTGCGCGAGACGGACGTGACGATCCGGCTCGACGGCGCGACGGTCGGGGGCATCCTGCGCGAGCCCGTCGACGCGGGCGACGACCTCCCGGGCGTGGTGTTCGTGCACGGCGCGGGCACGGGCCTGGCGACGGAGGCCTTCGTGGACGTCGCGGCCGACCTCGCGAGCGCCGGTGTCGTCACCCTCGTGCCGGACAAGCGCCTCGACACGTACACGACGCGTCACCGCGACTACGAGGCGATGGCGCGCGACTACGAGCGCTCCGTGGACCTGCTCCGGACGCGACCCGGGGTCGACCCGGACCAGGTCGGGCTGTACGGGGAGTCGGAGGGCACGTGGATCGTGCCCGTGATGGCCGTCGAGGACCCGACGATCGCGTTCTCCGTGCTCGTGTCCGCCCCGGTCGTGCCGCCGCGCCAGCAGGCCGCGTTCGCGGTCGACAGCTACCTGCGCAACACGGACGTCCCGCACGGGGTGTTCCGGGCGATCCCGCGCGCGGTCGGCATGGCGATCCCCGGGGGCGGCTTCGAGTACGCCGACTTCGACGTCGAGCCGTTCCTCGAGCGGCTCACCCAGCCCGTCCTCGTGGTCTACGGCACCGCGGACCCGTCGATGCCGGTCGAGCAGGGGGCGCGGCAGATCCTCGACGCGACGGGGCCGTCGTCGGCGTCGGGCGGCGCCGACGTGACCGTGCGGTTCTACGAGGACGCGAACCACGGGATCAAGATCGACGACGTGCTCGTCCCCGACTTCCCGCGCGACCTCGGCGCCTGGATCACGTCCCTCCCCGACAGCGCGACCGCGCAGCCCCAGGTCGCCGGGGCCGAGCCGAACCAGCAGTACCTCGCCGGTCCCGTCCCCACCCCGCGGTGGCTCGGCAACGGCGACCTCCTCGTCGGGCTCGTGCTCGGCGCGGTGGGTCTCCTCGTGCTCGGGCCGCTCGTCGGGCTCGTCGGAGGGCTCGTGCGCCGTCTGCGCCGCGTCGCCGGGCGCCCGAGCGCGCCCGCCGGTCTCGCGCCCGGCTTCCGCGCGCCGCTCGCCGGGCTCGGCGCGGGCGCCCTCGGGACGACGGTGGCCCTCGTGGTCTACCTCGTCGCCGTCGCCCGGCTCGCCCTCGACTACGAGAAGGACGCCTGGGTCGTGCAGGGCGGGTGGATCGGGGTGCGGCTCGTCGGGCTCGCGACGCTCGTCGCCGCGGCCCTCCTGATCAACCGCTCCGCCGAGGTCCGGACGGCCCGGCGCGCCGCGGCGGACCTCGCCGACGCGGCCGGCACGGGCGTCGAGGAGGGCCGGGCCGGGGCGCTGCGGGTCGCGCGGGGCCTGACGACGCACGTCATGCTGTGGTGCGTCGTCGCGGGTGCGGCGATCCTCCTCGTGATCCTCGCGTACTGGGGCGTGTACCAGCTCGGCATCTGA
- a CDS encoding alpha/beta hydrolase codes for MTTFLLLPGAGGDPAYWDLLAPELARLGHLPVPVDLPQHDEAYGWADLTDVAVETLHRAAGLAERDDLVVVAQSMGAYVGPLVCERDPVRLLVLLNPMIPLPGESGADWWRATDHAARRAATGLGPFDPVDDFLHDVPEAVAAAVQRSDRQPSERSFAEPWPARAWPTAPTVVLQGDDDRLFPVAFQRAVARERLGADVETLPGGHLVALSRPVELAARLDVLAG; via the coding sequence ATGACCACGTTCCTCCTGCTGCCCGGCGCCGGCGGCGACCCCGCGTACTGGGACCTGCTCGCGCCCGAGCTCGCCCGGCTCGGTCACCTCCCGGTCCCCGTCGACCTGCCCCAGCACGACGAGGCCTACGGCTGGGCCGACCTCACCGACGTCGCCGTCGAGACCCTGCACCGCGCGGCCGGACTCGCCGAGCGGGACGACCTCGTCGTCGTGGCCCAGTCCATGGGCGCGTACGTGGGCCCGCTCGTGTGCGAGCGCGATCCGGTCCGCCTGCTCGTGCTGCTCAACCCGATGATCCCGCTGCCGGGCGAGTCGGGCGCCGACTGGTGGCGCGCGACGGACCACGCAGCGCGCCGTGCCGCGACGGGCCTCGGGCCGTTCGACCCCGTGGACGACTTCCTCCACGACGTGCCCGAGGCGGTCGCGGCCGCCGTGCAGCGCAGCGACCGGCAGCCGTCCGAACGCTCGTTCGCCGAGCCCTGGCCGGCCCGCGCCTGGCCGACAGCGCCCACGGTCGTGCTCCAGGGTGACGACGACCGCCTCTTCCCCGTGGCCTTCCAGCGCGCCGTCGCGCGCGAGCGCCTGGGCGCCGACGTCGAGACGCTGCCCGGCGGGCACCTCGTGGCGCTCAGCCGACCGGTCGAGCTCGCCGCCCGGCTCGACGTGCTCGCCGGCTGA
- a CDS encoding CBS domain-containing protein — protein MSGEPVALLAVLTVLTVVLAAALSAGEAAVLRVTRAAVSEAALGDDLTTPPRPSGRRALALLADPAATARSVGFVRVVAEVAAITCLTLLVAAWLEPWWQVLLVALAVSVVVGLLVVRVSPRSLGRRHAVRVLLALSGLLTGIVAATRWLTRLAPAPDSGAHERELQDMVDRVNESDVIEEEERELIRSVFELGSTLTREVMVPRTDMVTTSRDTPLRKALSLFLRSGFSRIPVTGTSADDLVGVAYFKDVVRVLQGGPGADARPVGDVARAAIFVPESKPVDDLLREMQASSSHIAMVVDEYGGIAGLVTIEDALEEIVGELTDEHDRPEPEVEDIGEGVLRVPARLGVDELGELFGLDLDDDDVDTVGGLLAKALGKVPLPGSVADVHGLRIEADRVEGRRKQLATVLVSHAAAPTPPAAPHEPETPADTRPSLPTVKDTP, from the coding sequence GTGAGCGGCGAACCCGTCGCGCTCCTGGCGGTCCTGACCGTCCTCACGGTCGTGCTCGCCGCGGCGCTGAGCGCCGGCGAGGCGGCGGTCCTGCGCGTGACGCGCGCGGCGGTGAGCGAGGCCGCGCTCGGCGACGACCTGACGACCCCGCCGCGGCCGTCCGGGCGTCGCGCGCTGGCGCTGCTCGCGGACCCGGCCGCGACGGCCCGTTCCGTCGGGTTCGTGCGCGTCGTCGCCGAGGTCGCCGCGATCACGTGCCTCACGCTGCTCGTCGCGGCATGGCTGGAGCCGTGGTGGCAGGTCCTGCTCGTCGCGCTGGCGGTGAGCGTCGTCGTCGGCCTCCTCGTCGTGCGGGTCAGCCCGCGGTCGCTGGGCCGCCGGCACGCCGTCCGCGTCCTGCTCGCGCTCTCGGGGCTCCTCACGGGGATCGTCGCCGCGACCCGCTGGCTCACGCGCCTCGCGCCCGCCCCCGACTCGGGGGCGCACGAGCGCGAGCTCCAGGACATGGTGGACCGCGTGAACGAGTCCGACGTCATCGAGGAGGAGGAGCGCGAGCTCATCCGCTCCGTCTTCGAGCTGGGCAGCACCCTCACGCGCGAGGTCATGGTCCCGCGGACGGACATGGTCACGACCTCGCGGGACACGCCGCTGCGCAAGGCGCTGTCGCTGTTCCTGCGCTCGGGCTTCTCCCGCATCCCCGTGACCGGGACGTCCGCGGACGACCTCGTGGGCGTCGCCTACTTCAAGGACGTCGTGCGGGTGCTGCAGGGCGGCCCGGGGGCGGACGCCCGGCCGGTCGGCGACGTCGCGCGCGCCGCGATCTTCGTGCCCGAGTCCAAGCCCGTCGACGACCTCCTGCGCGAGATGCAGGCGTCGTCGTCGCACATCGCCATGGTCGTCGACGAGTACGGCGGCATCGCCGGGCTCGTGACGATCGAGGACGCGCTCGAGGAGATCGTCGGCGAGCTGACCGACGAGCACGACCGCCCCGAGCCCGAGGTCGAGGACATCGGCGAGGGCGTGCTGCGCGTGCCCGCGCGGCTCGGCGTGGACGAGCTCGGCGAGCTCTTCGGGCTCGACCTGGACGACGACGACGTGGACACCGTCGGCGGCCTGCTCGCCAAGGCCCTCGGCAAGGTCCCGCTGCCCGGCTCCGTCGCCGACGTGCACGGCCTGCGGATCGAGGCCGACCGGGTCGAGGGCCGGCGCAAGCAGCTCGCGACCGTCCTCGTGTCCCACGCCGCGGCCCCGACGCCGCCCGCGGCACCCCACGAGCCGGAGACCCCGGCCGACACCCGACCCTCCCTCCCGACCGTGAAGGACACCCCGTGA
- the era gene encoding GTPase Era: protein MSTTTPEHRSGFACLVGRPNAGKSTLTNALVGQKVAITSGRPQTTRHTIRGIVHRPDAQLVLVDTPGLHRPRTLLGERLNDLVRETLTEVDVIAFCLPADQKIGPGDRFIANELAELMRGRRGTPVVAVVTKADLVDRGTLAAHLLAVDRLGETAGGWADIVPVSAQDGYQVDVLTDVLVSHLPAGPELYPGGELTDEPEAVMVAELVREAALEGVRDELPHSLAVQVEEIVPREGSGDEATGRPPLLDVRVNLFVERDSQKAIVIGRGGSRLREVGTRARHGIEALLGARVYLDLHVKVAKDWQRDPKQLHRLGF from the coding sequence GTGAGCACGACCACCCCCGAGCACCGCTCCGGATTCGCCTGCCTGGTCGGGCGGCCCAACGCGGGCAAGTCGACCCTGACGAACGCGCTGGTCGGCCAGAAGGTCGCCATCACGTCCGGGCGGCCGCAGACGACCCGCCACACGATCCGCGGGATCGTGCACCGCCCCGACGCGCAGCTCGTCCTCGTCGACACCCCGGGCCTGCACCGGCCCCGCACGCTGCTCGGCGAACGCCTCAACGACCTCGTGCGCGAGACGCTGACGGAGGTCGACGTCATCGCGTTCTGCCTGCCCGCGGACCAGAAGATCGGGCCGGGCGACCGGTTCATCGCGAACGAGCTCGCCGAGCTCATGCGCGGGCGCCGCGGCACGCCCGTGGTCGCCGTCGTGACGAAGGCCGACCTCGTGGACCGCGGCACGCTCGCCGCGCACCTGCTCGCCGTGGACCGGCTGGGGGAGACCGCGGGCGGCTGGGCGGACATCGTGCCGGTCTCGGCGCAGGACGGCTACCAGGTGGACGTCCTCACCGACGTCCTGGTCTCGCACCTCCCCGCGGGGCCGGAGCTCTACCCGGGCGGCGAGCTCACCGACGAGCCCGAGGCGGTGATGGTCGCGGAGCTCGTGCGCGAGGCCGCGCTCGAGGGCGTGCGCGACGAGCTGCCGCACTCGCTCGCCGTCCAGGTCGAGGAGATCGTGCCCCGCGAGGGCAGCGGGGACGAGGCCACCGGCCGCCCGCCGCTGCTCGACGTGCGGGTCAACCTCTTCGTCGAGCGCGACTCGCAGAAGGCCATCGTCATCGGCCGGGGCGGCTCGCGGCTGCGCGAGGTCGGGACCCGCGCGCGGCACGGCATCGAGGCGCTGCTCGGCGCGCGCGTCTACCTCGACCTGCACGTGAAGGTCGCCAAGGACTGGCAGCGCGACCCCAAGCAGCTCCACCGGCTCGGGTTCTGA